In Priestia megaterium NBRC 15308 = ATCC 14581, the following proteins share a genomic window:
- a CDS encoding DUF2627 domain-containing protein: MVRIIALLILLIPGILAGYGIKLMRDMIFGILQSPFPSLFLQFSVGLLLFLIGLGFVAGFILHRDRKRNKVQNRFQKDKKTSH, from the coding sequence ATGGTTCGAATTATCGCACTGCTAATCTTACTTATTCCCGGTATACTCGCTGGCTATGGCATTAAACTTATGAGAGATATGATTTTTGGCATCCTGCAATCCCCGTTCCCTTCTTTATTTTTGCAATTTTCAGTCGGTCTTCTATTATTTTTAATCGGCCTTGGATTTGTTGCTGGCTTTATTCTGCACAGAGACCGCAAGCGAAACAAAGTTCAAAACAGATTTCAAAAAGATAAAAAAACATCGCATTAA
- the yqiS gene encoding phosphate butyryltransferase — translation MTLATILSRVAKQSSLTVAIAAAEDLETIEAVYEAVSREVSEFILFGNETTINELFRQYRPSLLTHKAVMVVHTESVLEAAQLAVRSVQQGQAHIVMKGNLSTSLILKAVLNKEHGLRTGNVLSHVAVFDVPHYDRPILVTDAAMNITPSLEEKVQIIQNAVNVAHSIGIEMPKVAPIAAVEVVNPLMPATVEAALLTQMNRRGQIKGCVIDGPLALDNAINIEAAKQKGIQSEVAGQADILLVPAIETGNVLYKSLIYFAKAKVGAILAGAKAPVVLTSRADSSESKLYSLALAISVAQQNS, via the coding sequence ATGACTCTTGCTACCATCTTATCTCGGGTTGCTAAGCAGTCTTCTTTGACTGTTGCCATTGCTGCAGCTGAAGACTTAGAAACAATTGAGGCAGTGTATGAAGCTGTGTCAAGGGAAGTTTCTGAATTTATTTTGTTTGGCAACGAAACGACAATTAATGAATTATTCAGGCAGTACCGCCCATCCTTACTCACTCATAAGGCTGTGATGGTCGTACATACGGAGTCCGTTTTAGAAGCGGCTCAATTGGCTGTGCGTTCAGTTCAGCAAGGTCAAGCTCATATCGTAATGAAAGGGAATTTATCCACATCGCTTATTTTAAAAGCTGTGTTAAATAAAGAGCATGGTTTGCGTACGGGAAATGTTTTATCACATGTAGCTGTATTTGACGTTCCTCACTATGATCGTCCGATTCTTGTAACAGATGCAGCTATGAATATTACGCCGTCTCTGGAAGAGAAAGTTCAAATCATTCAAAATGCGGTGAACGTTGCCCACTCGATTGGGATCGAGATGCCAAAGGTAGCTCCTATTGCAGCGGTTGAAGTTGTGAACCCTTTGATGCCTGCAACAGTAGAGGCTGCACTTCTTACACAGATGAACCGCAGAGGACAAATTAAAGGCTGCGTTATTGATGGACCTTTAGCACTTGACAATGCCATTAACATAGAAGCAGCCAAGCAAAAAGGCATTCAAAGTGAAGTTGCCGGTCAAGCAGATATATTACTCGTTCCAGCAATTGAAACAGGGAACGTCTTATATAAATCCCTCATTTATTTTGCTAAAGCAAAAGTTGGAGCTATTCTAGCAGGAGCAAAAGCTCCGGTCGTCTTAACATCCAGAGCAGATTCATCAGAAAGTAAATTATACTCACTGGCGCTTGCTATCAGCGTCGCTCAACAGAATTCTTAG
- a CDS encoding sigma-54 interaction domain-containing protein — translation MQNVLIVGGGKGGLAILKILLETEFMKVIGVVDVRANAPAVLHAQEQDISTGMNWEPYMTKQLDVIVETTGKQGVFQQLQRSKPADALVVPGLVAEIMANLMEEKEELIQRLKQESYKYDLIFNAAHDAMVVIDRNGYITLFNQSAERLTNFSHRDVIGKHLHEVIPNSKLVDVLHTKTIDQNSEFVLDSGRKVITTRIPILDENGELFGAFSIFKDITDVVGLAEEVTNLKEVQTMLQAIIQSSEEAISVVDEEGRGILINPAYTRITGLKKTDIIGQPATADISEGDSMHMKVLQTRRPVRGVRMRLGPSKRDVVVNVAPVIVDGKLKGSVGVIHDMSEIQELTNELKRARQIIRTLEAKYSFADIIGQSEEFQLAIEQARLAAKTPATVLLRGESGTGKELFAHAIHNASSRKFNKFVRINCAALSESLLESELFGYEEGAFSGAKRGGKRGVFEEANNGSIFLDEIGELSAHMQAKLLRVLQEKELIRVGGTTPIPVNVRVIAATNVNLEKGMADGSIRQDLYYRLNKIPIHIPPLRKRKEDIGALVTHLITKINQDYGRHVEGVTERALHSLRSYDWPGNVRELENILGRAIIYMHYTETMIDSVHLPSLEGKGKKEKNQVNEEVMFDGKTLAHMMENYEAELIQKVLLANEYNRTKTAKQLNISLRSLYYKLEKYNLANNSMQ, via the coding sequence ATGCAAAATGTGTTGATCGTTGGAGGAGGAAAAGGCGGATTAGCTATTCTGAAAATCTTGTTGGAAACAGAATTTATGAAAGTGATTGGTGTAGTAGACGTACGAGCTAACGCGCCGGCTGTTTTGCATGCGCAAGAACAAGATATTTCAACCGGAATGAATTGGGAGCCTTATATGACAAAGCAGCTCGATGTCATTGTTGAAACAACAGGTAAACAAGGCGTCTTTCAACAATTGCAAAGAAGCAAACCCGCTGATGCACTGGTAGTGCCGGGATTGGTTGCTGAAATTATGGCAAATCTGATGGAGGAAAAAGAAGAGTTAATTCAGAGGTTAAAGCAAGAATCGTATAAATATGATCTTATTTTTAACGCAGCTCATGATGCGATGGTCGTGATTGATAGGAATGGATATATTACGCTATTTAATCAAAGTGCCGAGCGTTTGACGAACTTTTCACACAGAGATGTAATTGGTAAGCATCTTCATGAAGTCATTCCAAATAGTAAACTTGTTGATGTTCTTCATACAAAAACGATTGATCAAAATAGTGAATTTGTGTTAGATAGCGGACGGAAGGTAATTACGACTAGAATACCAATACTCGACGAGAATGGAGAGCTGTTTGGGGCCTTTTCGATTTTTAAAGATATTACGGACGTTGTCGGATTGGCAGAAGAAGTTACAAACTTAAAAGAAGTACAAACTATGCTTCAAGCTATTATTCAATCTTCTGAAGAAGCTATTTCGGTTGTCGATGAAGAAGGAAGAGGAATTTTAATTAATCCTGCTTATACAAGAATTACGGGTTTAAAAAAGACGGATATTATTGGTCAGCCCGCGACTGCCGATATCTCTGAAGGAGACAGTATGCACATGAAGGTACTGCAAACAAGGCGTCCTGTCCGAGGTGTAAGAATGAGGCTCGGTCCGAGTAAAAGAGACGTGGTTGTCAATGTTGCCCCCGTTATTGTTGATGGAAAATTAAAAGGCAGCGTTGGTGTTATTCATGATATGTCTGAAATTCAAGAGCTTACAAATGAACTCAAAAGAGCGCGTCAAATTATCAGAACGCTTGAAGCGAAATATTCATTTGCTGATATCATTGGTCAATCTGAAGAGTTTCAGTTAGCAATTGAGCAGGCTAGACTTGCTGCCAAAACACCAGCTACTGTTTTGCTTAGAGGTGAATCTGGGACGGGTAAAGAGCTGTTCGCACATGCGATTCATAATGCGAGCAGCCGAAAGTTTAATAAATTTGTCCGGATTAACTGTGCTGCGCTTTCTGAGTCCTTGCTTGAAAGCGAACTTTTTGGGTACGAAGAAGGAGCTTTTTCCGGGGCAAAAAGAGGCGGGAAGCGCGGCGTTTTTGAAGAAGCCAATAACGGTAGCATCTTTTTAGATGAAATCGGGGAGCTCTCAGCTCATATGCAGGCTAAGCTGCTTCGGGTGCTTCAAGAAAAAGAGCTTATTCGCGTTGGAGGAACGACTCCTATTCCGGTGAATGTTCGCGTTATTGCAGCTACGAATGTGAATTTAGAAAAAGGAATGGCTGATGGAAGCATCAGACAGGACTTGTATTATCGGCTAAACAAAATTCCGATTCACATACCTCCTCTTCGGAAGAGAAAAGAGGATATTGGTGCGCTTGTTACACACTTAATTACAAAAATTAATCAAGATTACGGCCGGCATGTTGAAGGAGTAACAGAGCGGGCTTTACATTCATTAAGATCATACGACTGGCCAGGAAACGTTAGAGAGCTTGAAAATATATTAGGTAGAGCGATTATTTATATGCACTATACAGAAACAATGATTGATTCTGTTCATCTCCCTTCACTTGAAGGCAAGGGCAAAAAAGAAAAAAATCAGGTGAATGAAGAGGTAATGTTCGATGGGAAGACTTTAGCGCACATGATGGAAAATTACGAAGCGGAACTTATTCAAAAAGTGCTGCTTGCAAACGAGTATAACCGAACGAAAACAGCAAAACAGCTCAATATTTCCCTGCGTTCTTTGTATTATAAGTTGGAAAAATACAATCTTGCAAATAACAGCATGCAATAA